TCGGCCTACAACGCTTCGAGGAAGTTAATCAAATCCTGCATTTGCTGCTGCGTCAGGCCGATCTGGAACCGGTGGTTGTAAAAATTAACGACTTGCTGAAGATTCGCTGCAACTCCGTTATGAAAGTACGGGGCGCGCGCGGATAACCCTCGCAAGATAAGTCCCTTCCCTCTTCCAATATCGCTGCATTGACCGCTGATCAGCGCTTTGCCCGGATCGGTCGTGTAATAGCTGGTCCCGGCCAGAGGCCCTTGCGTGCACGCTAACTCAAACACAGGTAAGGTCGGGGCTTGCAATTGCTGAAGTCCGGCAATAATGTTCGGATCCGTTTCGTAGATCAGGGAGCGACTCGTCCCTATATCCAGCGGCAACGGGAAGGAGTGATTTCCGACATTGAACGTATCGTGGCAAGTGGTGCAGGTTCCCACAATCTGCTGAGTGCCGGTGGTTAACCCTGGGACGTTGCTGATGGTCAGGGGTTGGGTGTTGAAAATCTGCTCGCCGCGGGCAATCGAAGCTTGCTTCGGATTGCGCGAGTTTTCAAAGGATGTGTAGATCGTAAACGCGTTCGGATTAAACCCTTCCCCTCCTGGATCTGCGCCCAGAGAATCATTGATTCCGGGATAGTAGGGTTGCGTAGACAGGTATTCCGCTCCCCCATTGGCTTTTTTCGACAGACTCCCCGCTGCGAAATCGAACAGTTGCGCGGAATTCAGCGCCAGTTCAAAGCTCACGATCTGGCTGAGTTGTGCGGCCGTTGGAGGCTGGGTGCCCTGCGCGTGACCCATGGTCGCGTCGATCGCCTGTTGCGTCAGGTCGCTATTCAGATTCGCGCCGAAGGTTTGTGCCTTGTTCAGAGGCAGTGAGAAGGATTCTCGCCCGTCGAACATCATCGCGCTCAAGAAACCGAGATTGGTGGTTGGCAAAGGCCGTCGGTAGACCGAAACGATCTGCTGCCCTTGAGCGTCGGTCGTGAGCGCGCAACCATACGGATCCTGAACGGCCGTAATGGTAAATTGCGGAGGCAGTGAATCCGTCGTATTAGGTGGAACGGTCAGCGGAATTCGAATCAGCCCGTTGTTCAAAACGAGACTGTTGTTGATCGGGCCTGTAGGACAAGTGGAGCCGTCGAACTGCGCAAACAGTGGATCCTTGCCTCGCGTGAAAAAGTATCGGAGTTGCGCATTGACCGCACTCAATCCAAATGCGTCACTCGGTTGATGGCAAGTTTCGCAGGTCCTGCCGTTCGTGCCCAGGCTTTGAAAGAACGGCCCACTCAAGTCAACGCTCCCTGCACTACTATATGTGCCGGAAAAGCCGTTGAAGTTGAAAAATGGAAAAAGATTGTGAAGGTAAACGTCTGCGATAGCAGAACCCGTGCCAAGGGTGACGAGACCGAGAAAACAAACCACGAGGCGCCTTCGGATCGTGCTGTTCACCGCACTGCGAAATTGCTCACGTAAGTTCCGAACGAGAGAAACGGTGCGCGAGTTGTCAGACATTGCGTGCTCCTTAGGTTTGAATTCGTTCTTGCGGTCAGGTGATGACTTACTTTGCGAATCGTCGAAACCCACTTCAAATCGTTGCTTGTAGAGCATTCTCAGCCGGTCCGCGATGCAGGCGAGCGTCCAACCCCGCTCTCTGCCCCACCCAAGTTCCGCAGAACGGGGTGGAATTATCGCTTCACCTTGAATATCGAAAACGGATGGAAAAACACGACAAACGCCACAAATTGTTTTTCGGGCAGGTTGTGGAATCGCCCGCTCACTGCGTTTGGTGCATTGGGCTCAGGGTGGGCCCCTCGAGCAATGGCTGGCGGCTGTTGAAACGGTGCCGTCGTCGATGGGATTATTCGCCATCCCGTGTCGTCTTTTGTTCGATGTTTCCGATTACCTGAGTAGAACCGGCGATATCCGATCCTTTCCGGACGAAATTCGCGGCCTAGCACTTCGCAATCGGCAATTGGTAGTTCGCGTCAAGACGCAGCCGGCATCCCTGGCAGGAGAAAACAAATGAGCTTACTCAAAGGATATGACGACGTGGTCGAGGAAGTAAAAGCGAAGGAAATAGCGAGACGGCGCGCCCTGGCACTCCGGAATCTGATTCCTGATGTGGACTCGGCGGTCGCCACCTCGATGAGGATGGACATTCTGGGGAAGGGCTTAGATGTGTATGGCTTCATACTGAACGGGATTGAAGCAGCCCAAAGAGTTCAGGAGACCATAGCGGTCGTACGATCTACCCGGTTGCTGAGCGAGTCAGAATCGGCTCTGGCGGCTCTGAAGGAAACTGCGGAAGTCGCGAAAGTATCAGAAGCCGTTGAAGGGGGAGAATCGATCATGGAGGCCGAGCGCTTTTTGTTTGCGGCCAATGTCTTGGGAGTACTCACGACCTACGTCGGAGTGTGGATGAGCATAGCCGGCGCATGGGCCGCAGCCAAGGCCGATATCTTGACGGACAATAGCGCGTCTGGCGCCAGCCGCGGCGTCGTGTTAGGAGGCAATGACTGTGGTCCTCACTACGTAAGCCAGTTTTGGATGTTTTCGAACCCCAGCTATCCGGCTTATCGGGAAGTCGAGCCCACCGCAAGAAACATGTACAATATTGGACTGGTCGCCGGTTACGGCGCGGGGAAGAGTCTGACGCGCAATCAGAAAGGCAACCTCTTTCGCTACATTCATGAGAACATGACGAACGCCACGCGGGGAATGTATTCGGGGAATTTCAAGGACTGGACTCTGAAGAAGAAACAGGACTACTACATCGACTGCGGCGCTATCTTCCGAGCCAATGTCCTCGCAGACTGATTCATGGTTGGGCCAGGCTCTTTCCAGAACCGCTCGTAGCAGTGGGTTGTCAGCTCAGACACCAGAGCTTGTTTGACGGTTAAAGCACTCGAGAATCCTGAGAATTCACCCGGGCTCAGAAATCCAAGCTCAGAGGTGCGCGCTTCCCGGTGTTGGTACAGGAATCAGCGAGGAGAAAACGATTCAGCGATGGAATCGAGTTCACTTCGGTAGAAATTGAAGGGCAGCTTCGGCCAGCATGCCGGCCAGATCCTTTTTAAAGTTGCGACTGCCCAGCCACGCGAGTTGCTTTCGAAGGTCCTTGGCGTCTTGATCCTTAGCCCGCTGAGCATCTTTCCTCAGCCTTGCGAGCTGCGCGGCCGCCTGCTTCGGTGCCGTCCTTTCATGTTCCATCGACTCTTTGGAATAGGAAATCCTTTCGACTTCGTCGGGATGCTGCTGCATTGCGGCAAGGGGGTTGAATGGGGCTTTCACCTTCGCCAGTTCTTCAAAGAGGAACCTTTGGTCCACCGCAAGCTGGTTCAAGATACGGAGAACCTGCGGACTGCTCTGGAAAAAACCCATCGAGCTGCTCAACGGGCCTTTGAGTTCACCGTACGAATAATAATCTGCCCGAAGACCACGCCCCTTCGTCTCGGAGATATAGATGTTTGTCAGGATTACCGCCAGAAACTCTTCCTCATCCTGATAGCCAGAGAGACCGGCCAAGAGCTTATCTTTGTGCGGAATCAGCCAAGACGCTGCCCGATGCGCGTGAACCAGCTCGTGAAACATCACTTGATCCGGCTCTTTACCATAGGAGTGGTGCTTGCGTTTGTAGCAAGAGCTCCCACTCATGTAGACGTCAGGATTAAACTGCAGCCGCCCTTCGTACCATCTGCCGTTAATGACTCTCGTGCCCGGAAAGCCGCCGTGAGCGTTGCACTCGATCTCGCTCAGCGGGTGAACATCGATCCACTGAGCCATTCTTTTCATTGATCTCAGGAGGGCCGAGCCTGAGCCCGTTTGCAGGATACTTTGCAAAATAGCAATCACCGATCTCTTCCACTTTTCAGGATTAGCGGATGGAGTGTTCGTAGCCCAGATGTCGGGGGTCTGGATGTCAAGATAATACGTTTCCCAGAAACCCGGGGTGCCGCTCGCAACGTCGGACGCGCCTCCCATACTTCCCTCCTTTAGTCCCGGTGGGGCTCAGCGCAAGCCTGGTTGAACGTTGGACGGAGTCGGCGCGGCAGAAGCCCCACGCTTCCTGCCACGCTTCCCCCCTTAGCGCCAGAGGACGACTTGAGTTGCCTCTGCTCTGAATATCGGAATCGGAGGGAGAAAAACGACACGCGAAGGCGGCGAAAAGACTGAGCTGATTCATTTCTGCGACGGATCTGAACTGAACCGCCTGGCAGCACGAGTCTCAGGGTGATCCGGCCCTAGGGCGTTTTGCAGCTGTTCAGCAGCCGAACGGGCGGCGGCGCGAGCTTCGTCCCTCTTGCCCTGGGCATCGAGGGCACGTGCCAGGGCCAGATAGGCACGGCCCAGGTAGCTCGAAAATGTCCCGGGAGGCGCGTCCGCCTGCAACTGGTTGAGAGCCCGCATTGCGTCTGCGGTCGCCTCATTTCGACGACCAAGCTGCAGTTCGATCTCAGATCGTCGCACGAGGAAGACTCGCAAATAGTAAGCGCCGGCGCGGCCGGTGTTCACCAATGGCTCCGCCAGTTCGACTGCTTGATTGGCAAATTCCAGAGCCGCCCCGCCGTCGCCGCGCGCCTGCGCGTTCAGGGCCTGCTGAGACGCCAGAGATGCGAATGCAATGTGAGCAGGAGGGAGGCTGCGGCGCAGGCGTGGCTCGACTTCAGCCAGCATTTGTGCGGAGCGCTCAAGGTCACCTAGGCCGCGATAAATGGATGCCCGCAGCAACAACGCCTGGCCGATCACCATGTTGTCGCCGGTCTCCAGTCCTTTTGCATATCCTCGTCCGGCATAATCATCTGCTTCCTGGAGCCGCTGCAAGTCCTGCAGGGAACGGGCATAGTTGACAAGAAGCATCGGGGACACGGTTTGCTCGCCCTGATTGTCGCGGGAGATCGCGAGCGCACGTCCTAGAACTCTCTCGGCATCGAGCGGTCGCCCATCGACGGTTAACGTGATACCCCAATTGTTGAAGAGCGCACTCGCTCTCTGCGTGTCATCGCGACCGAGAGCCGTCAAGCGCACTGCCGCCTGCTCAAATGTGGCACTGGCCTCGGGCAGGCGCCCGGCGTGTTGATAGGCTGCAGCCAGGAAGAGGACAGTGTTGAGTTCCAGCAACTCCGACCGGTATGGCCATTGTTTCAAGAGGCGCTCTGCAGCCTGCGCTCTCGCCACGCCCTCCTTTGCGTCACTACGGTTCTGCGCGATTTCGCTGCCCAGCAGCAGACAGGTAATCCGATCAAGGGTGAACATCGGTTCGTCAGGAAGTTCCCGCATCCCTTCCTGGAATAGGGCTTCCCCTCGGGGGAGGTCCGCACCCCGGGACAAGGCTTGCCCCAGAGCGCACGATGCTCTGGCGCGGGTGGAAGAATCCGGCAGCGGGCGCGACAATGTGTGGGCCTCTTCGAGCAACTGCCGAGCTTTTTCATATTTATCCTGAACCGTGTATTGGCGACCAATCGATATGAGAAGTTCCACGCGATCGGCTTCGTTGCCGCTGTGCTGCCGCCTGACAACGTGTTCCGCGCGGCTCAATAGTTCGTCAACGGTAAAGGGCTTGCCCAACGGCGCCAAGTCTGAGAGGAGAAGAGAGTTAAGATCATTAATCGATTCCGCTCGCGATAGCTGGCGAAACGCGAAGTCACGCTGCTTACGCACGGAGCGAGCTTCGAACAGAGTGCCCACACTTCCCGCCACGATGGCCATAATAGCCAGCGTCGCCAGAAACACCGCTGTGCGATTCCGTCGCACAAATTTCGCCGCGCGATAGGTAAGCGTATCCCGCCGCGCCCGGATCGGCTCATGCCGCAGATATCGCCCAAGGTCGTCGCCGAGCGCTGTCACCGAGGCATAGCGCTCCTGCGGATTCTTCTTCAGCGATTTCGCAATGATGGTATCGAGGTCCCCGCGCAATAACCGCCTGAGCTTCTCGGGTGTCGTAGTACGGCTGGCAGCGTTGCTGGTAGTTACTTCCGCGGTCGCCTTGGTTGTGGCCACGACCTCGGAGGGACGCGTCGGCTCGGTCTCGACAATCGCCTTGACCAGGTCCGCGGCCGATCGTACGCCCTTCCCAGCGGGATGCTGTCCGGTTAGCAGCACATAAAGCAACAGGCCTAGCGCATAGACATCGGTGGCAGTCGTGACGGCACCGCCGGTCACCTGCTCGGGCGCAGCGTACTCGGGCGTCATCGCGCGGCCGCCTTCGACCGTCAGCATTGTTGCCGCGCCGTCCTCGCCCTCCCCTTCGAGCAGCTTGGCAATGCCGAAGTCGAGCAGCTTTACCTGACCGTCTCTATTTACCAGAACATTCGATGGCTTAAGATCGCGGTGCACGATCAGGTTCGCGTGCGCATGCGCAACCGCATTCAGCACATTCAAGAAGAGACGGATTCGGGCTTCCACATCCAGTTTCTGCTGGTCGCAGTAGCGATCAATGCTGTCTCCCTCAACATATTCCAGAATAAGATAGGGTTGACCGGCCCTCGATACGCCGGCATCGACGAGTTCCGCAATATTGGAATGTCTAAGCTTCCCCAGAATATTGCCCTCGCGCTTGAACCGAGCTTCGCCGTCTTTCCCCATCAGCGCGATGTGGATGAACTTCACCGCAATTCGCCGCTCGAAGCGGCCGTCATTGCGTTCGGCCAACCACACGCTTCCCATTCCACCTTCGCCGATTTGAGAGATCAGAGTGTATGGGCCAAGAGTCTGGCCCGCGAGGCCGCTCGAGGTCGGCAGCGACACCTGCCCGCGCTCAAGAAAACCTTCTTGCGCCAACACCTTGTGTTCGTCGAGGAGTTCTGTCAACTGCGCAGCCAGTACGTTATCTTCATGACCGAGCGACCGAAGCCATTCGACGCGCTCGTCTTCCGACATTGCGAGCGCCTGGTCCAGGTACGGACTCAGTGCCTTCCAGTCATCCGGGCTAAGTGTGGGCATGGATTTTTTCAGAGAATCAAATCACTGCGAATCTTTCGGTGCAGATAAATACGCGCCTTCTCCCAGTTTCGCTGTACCGTTCGTTCCGACACATCCCGCATGGCAGCGATTTCCGCGAATGAGAATCCGCAGAAAAATTTCAGGTCAACGATTTCCGCCAGCGCGGGCTCGGCTTTGCCAAGCTCGTTCAGCGCATCGCTGATTTGGACAAGTTGCCGGTGGTCTACCGCATTCTCCATCACCTGCGCGTCGAGCGATGTCATCTCGAACAGGCCCCCGCGTTTCTGGGCGTGCCGTTCCCGGGCGTGGTCAATGATGAGCCCACGCATCACTCTTGCCGCATATCCCATGAACCGTGCCCGGTCGGGAAACGACGGCCCCTCGCGCGCCGCCATGTCCAGATAGGCTTCATGCAGCAGAGTCGTGGAACTGAGGCTCACCCCGAAGCCGCACCGCGCGAGCTCGCGCTTAGCCAGTCGATGCAACTCGGAATACAGCGCAGCAAACAATTCCTCCCCGGCGGGAGCGTGGCCTTTTTCCGCTGCGATAATAAGTGAAGAGATTTCCAACCACTGCCTCAGCTTGAAACGTTGGCCAGCACATGACCTCGAGATTCAAACCGCGACAGCTTCTCGCAGATCAGTTCGATAGTCAAGTCCCGCGCGCGATTGGCGTGAAGGTTAGATCAGCCGATCCCAGATAAGTGCGCCTAGGCCAGCTTCGAATGAGGTTTGGATACTTCAGGAACACGCCTGTCGCTGCGCTGTGTTTTTAATCGTACTCACTGTCGGGCCCCGTAACAATAGCGGCACTACCGCGCCCGCGCGAAGCGTCTGTCGCTAAATAGCGGCTCGCGAGTGCCCTTCTAAGCAGGCAACGATGGAGGCGCAGCATTCTCCGCCGCTCCGAATTGCAGGTTCGGTTCACCACCCAGGTGAAACACGATGGTCGCTCCATTTGCAATATCCGCGTGCCGAAACCACACTTTCTCGTAGGGCTTGCCGTTGAAGGTGATGGACTGAATGTATTGATCCCTGGGGGAAGAGCGCTTCGTCTCAACCACCAGTTTCGCTCCATTTTTCATGTCGACGATGACGCGATCGAACAATGGCGTGCCGAACACGTAATTTCCGCTGACGGGATCGACGGCATAAAAGCCGAGCGCACTCATCACATACCACGCTGACATCTGGCCGCAATCCTCATTGCCCGCGAGGCCGTTCGGCTGATTGTCGTATTCCATCTCGAGCAAACTGCGAACCCGCTCCTGCGTCTTGTAAGGCACACCTGCGTACGAATAGAGATAAGCGATGTGATGGCACGGCTCATTGCCGTGCGCATATTGGCCGACCATTCCAGCGATGTCTGGCGGAGCATCAGCGGGCAGTTGCGTGCTCTGCCTGAACAGGCTGTCCAGTTTCTCGACAAAAGCCTGCCGGCCTCCAAACAGTTCCATGTATCCTCCGGGGTCGTGCTGAATGGCAAATGTCGTTTCCCAAGGATTCGATTCGGTATAGTCTTTCCACTTCTTTGAATGGCCCATTTCCGTGGCCTCGAAGGGTTCTGACCAGTCTCCGTTTTCAAAGCGCGGTCGTACGAATCCCACCTTCGCATCAAACAGATTCCGGTAGTTGCGGCATCGTTCCAGCAGAAGTTTTTGATCTTCTGCGGCGCCCACGGCCTGCGCGATGTGCGCTACTGCCCAATCGTCGTAGACGTATTCCATCGTCTTGCTACACGACTCCTCTTCCTTGTCGCAAGGGATGTAGCCAAGTTTTCTGTAATAAGCCAATCCCCGGTAGTCATCGTCCATCGCCCGCTTCCGCATCGACGGATAAGCTTTTCCGAAGTCGATTCCCTGGAATCCCTTCACATAAGCTTCCGCGATCACAGAACTCGAATGGTAGCCGGTCATGCAACCTGTCTCTCTGCCTTGCAGCGGCCAGACGGGTATTCCCTCGGGACTCTCCTCGGCCATACGAATCAGGCAATTGACGAAATCCGGGACGCGGTCGCCGAGAGCAAGGGTGTAGAAAGGATGAGTTGCGCGGTAGGTGTCCCACAAAGAAAACGTGCTGTAGTTATGAAATCCCGCAGGCAGTTGATGAACCTTCCCGTCCATCCCGCGGTACTGGCCGTCCACGTCGTCGAACAGCGTTGGAGCCACCATCATGTGATACAGGCTCGTGTAAAAGATTTCCCGCTGTCTTTGATTGGAGGTCTCAATGGTGATTCGCGAAAGCTGCTTGCGCCACGCTTCATGCGCAGCCTGCCTCACCCGATTGAAGTCCCAGTCCGGAATCTCCGCTTCCAGATTTTTCATTGCGCCTTCCGCGCTCACTCCCGAGATGCCGGTCTTGACGTAGATCACCTCGCCCTCGGTAGTCTGATAGCCGATCAGCGCCTTCAGCGAATTCCCCCTCGCTTTCCGAACCGTCCTATCCAGTTTTTTCTCGTCCGAAACGATCTCAGCCCAAAGAAAGGGCTTGGAAACTTTCATGGCGAAGTAAATCTCGCGTCCGGCTGCCCAGCGGTTCACCGCGCGCCCACCGACGATGGTGTCGGCATTTACGATTTTCAATTCCGACCACTGAACCCCGCCCGGCGCGATCCCATAAAGATGTGTGAGATCGAGAATAAAGTGGCTGGTGTCGCTCTTGGGGAACGTGTACTTATGAATGCCCGCGCGTTCGGTCGCGCTCAGTTCGGCCCGGATGTCGTAGTCGCGCAGCAGAACCGAATAGTAGCCCGGCGTCGCTACTTCGTCAGCATGGCTGAAACGCGAACGGTAGCCTTCGCCCGGATTCTCCCTTCCCCCTGGAATCGTCTTCACTGGCCCGGTCCCGGGCATTAAGAGCACGTCGAGCATGTCGCCCACACCCGTGCCGCTCAGGTGCGTATGGCTGAAGCCCATGATCGAACTGTCAGAATAGTGATACCCCGAGCACCAATCCCAACCGTCGTTGTAGGTATCCGGGCTCAACTGGACCATACCGAAAGGTACGGTCGCTCCCGGATAAGTGTGCCCGTGCCCGCCAGTTCCAATCGCAATGTTCACGAACCGGGTGAAGTCTTGCTCAGTCGCCGCCGACGTTTCGGAGGGCGATGCCAGAACGCCGGTCAGTCGCCTGGACCCAAAAAGCTGGGGAAGTGAAAGCGCGGAAAGGAAACCCAAGAAACTTCTTCGAGTAGGCAATCAGACCCTCCTGCCAGATCTTCCGGGACCAACAGCAAAACTTCTGACGAATCTAGCGTAACGGATTCTTTTATCAGAAGCTCGTCTGCATTCCCTACAGAAAATACAGGCCGGACCGGGGCGGCTCCGAAGATCGCTCCGGCAGCACCCAGTTCGAAAGCGGTTTTGAGCCGGGACTGCCATCTTCCCGATCCAAACTGAGTGTCTTCGTTGTTGTCTGGGGTCAGCGTGAGATTATGCTAGGCGGTTGGAATGCAGGTTCTGTATGCATCCTTCAACCCGATTTCGGCCATTCCTTTTGGCGAGATAGAGAGCCCGGTCGGCTTCATTCAAAAGAGACTCCACACCGGAGGTGTCGCCGGAGTCAGCAGAAGTAGCGCCCATACTGATTGTGGCTCGCATGATTCCTTCCGCAGTCGCGATCTCGGTGTCCGCAACAAATTGCCTGATGTCTTCTGCTCGGCGAGTGGTCATGGCCAAATCACAGCCCGGTAAAATCAGCAAGAACTCCTCGCCACCAAAGCGACCGACGCCGTCGTAGTTTCTGAGATCGGATTTTAGCGTTTGCGCGACTGCCTTCAGCACGACGTCTCCCGCCGAATGACCAAACGAGTCGTTGATCTTTTTGAAGTAATCGATGTCCGCCAAAATGACGCCAACCGGACTGTTTCCGCGCATGCCTCGGTTCAGTTCGCGTTCAAGATGGGCCAGTATCTCTCTCCGATTCAAGAGCCCGGTCAGAAAATCATACGTGGCCGCGATCCGAAGCGATTCCCCGGTGTCTACCAGTTTCCGCTGAAGTTCGAGAATCCTTTTGCCAGCCAGCAAACGCGCTTTCAACTCCAGAGGATTGAACGGCTTTACC
The DNA window shown above is from Terriglobales bacterium and carries:
- a CDS encoding GH92 family glycosyl hydrolase — protein: MGFLSALSLPQLFGSRRLTGVLASPSETSAATEQDFTRFVNIAIGTGGHGHTYPGATVPFGMVQLSPDTYNDGWDWCSGYHYSDSSIMGFSHTHLSGTGVGDMLDVLLMPGTGPVKTIPGGRENPGEGYRSRFSHADEVATPGYYSVLLRDYDIRAELSATERAGIHKYTFPKSDTSHFILDLTHLYGIAPGGVQWSELKIVNADTIVGGRAVNRWAAGREIYFAMKVSKPFLWAEIVSDEKKLDRTVRKARGNSLKALIGYQTTEGEVIYVKTGISGVSAEGAMKNLEAEIPDWDFNRVRQAAHEAWRKQLSRITIETSNQRQREIFYTSLYHMMVAPTLFDDVDGQYRGMDGKVHQLPAGFHNYSTFSLWDTYRATHPFYTLALGDRVPDFVNCLIRMAEESPEGIPVWPLQGRETGCMTGYHSSSVIAEAYVKGFQGIDFGKAYPSMRKRAMDDDYRGLAYYRKLGYIPCDKEEESCSKTMEYVYDDWAVAHIAQAVGAAEDQKLLLERCRNYRNLFDAKVGFVRPRFENGDWSEPFEATEMGHSKKWKDYTESNPWETTFAIQHDPGGYMELFGGRQAFVEKLDSLFRQSTQLPADAPPDIAGMVGQYAHGNEPCHHIAYLYSYAGVPYKTQERVRSLLEMEYDNQPNGLAGNEDCGQMSAWYVMSALGFYAVDPVSGNYVFGTPLFDRVIVDMKNGAKLVVETKRSSPRDQYIQSITFNGKPYEKVWFRHADIANGATIVFHLGGEPNLQFGAAENAAPPSLPA
- a CDS encoding diguanylate cyclase; amino-acid sequence: MKPPIAIERASRQPQATTKILLAEDSPVYRHLIGTHLKQWGFDLVVAKDGEEAWELLQASDAPRLTLLDWMLPQIEGIELCRRIRLTKTHPDYTYIVLLTGKDGKNDLLEGMQAGADDYLVKPFNPLELKARLLAGKRILELQRKLVDTGESLRIAATYDFLTGLLNRREILAHLERELNRGMRGNSPVGVILADIDYFKKINDSFGHSAGDVVLKAVAQTLKSDLRNYDGVGRFGGEEFLLILPGCDLAMTTRRAEDIRQFVADTEIATAEGIMRATISMGATSADSGDTSGVESLLNEADRALYLAKRNGRNRVEGCIQNLHSNRLA
- a CDS encoding protein kinase, whose product is MPTLSPDDWKALSPYLDQALAMSEDERVEWLRSLGHEDNVLAAQLTELLDEHKVLAQEGFLERGQVSLPTSSGLAGQTLGPYTLISQIGEGGMGSVWLAERNDGRFERRIAVKFIHIALMGKDGEARFKREGNILGKLRHSNIAELVDAGVSRAGQPYLILEYVEGDSIDRYCDQQKLDVEARIRLFLNVLNAVAHAHANLIVHRDLKPSNVLVNRDGQVKLLDFGIAKLLEGEGEDGAATMLTVEGGRAMTPEYAAPEQVTGGAVTTATDVYALGLLLYVLLTGQHPAGKGVRSAADLVKAIVETEPTRPSEVVATTKATAEVTTSNAASRTTTPEKLRRLLRGDLDTIIAKSLKKNPQERYASVTALGDDLGRYLRHEPIRARRDTLTYRAAKFVRRNRTAVFLATLAIMAIVAGSVGTLFEARSVRKQRDFAFRQLSRAESINDLNSLLLSDLAPLGKPFTVDELLSRAEHVVRRQHSGNEADRVELLISIGRQYTVQDKYEKARQLLEEAHTLSRPLPDSSTRARASCALGQALSRGADLPRGEALFQEGMRELPDEPMFTLDRITCLLLGSEIAQNRSDAKEGVARAQAAERLLKQWPYRSELLELNTVLFLAAAYQHAGRLPEASATFEQAAVRLTALGRDDTQRASALFNNWGITLTVDGRPLDAERVLGRALAISRDNQGEQTVSPMLLVNYARSLQDLQRLQEADDYAGRGYAKGLETGDNMVIGQALLLRASIYRGLGDLERSAQMLAEVEPRLRRSLPPAHIAFASLASQQALNAQARGDGGAALEFANQAVELAEPLVNTGRAGAYYLRVFLVRRSEIELQLGRRNEATADAMRALNQLQADAPPGTFSSYLGRAYLALARALDAQGKRDEARAAARSAAEQLQNALGPDHPETRAARRFSSDPSQK
- a CDS encoding ECF-type sigma factor: MEISSLIIAAEKGHAPAGEELFAALYSELHRLAKRELARCGFGVSLSSTTLLHEAYLDMAAREGPSFPDRARFMGYAARVMRGLIIDHARERHAQKRGGLFEMTSLDAQVMENAVDHRQLVQISDALNELGKAEPALAEIVDLKFFCGFSFAEIAAMRDVSERTVQRNWEKARIYLHRKIRSDLIL